The following are from one region of the Salvia hispanica cultivar TCC Black 2014 chromosome 1, UniMelb_Shisp_WGS_1.0, whole genome shotgun sequence genome:
- the LOC125205779 gene encoding transcription factor GTE7-like, whose amino-acid sequence MSTKLGFGLQNLPQEKMPQLVQIIRKRDEHSAQDSDEIELDIEALDTETLWELDRFVTNWKKMVSKTKRQALVMNNNPAAGVSIPSSPVTDADVGALSDKNDDCGKMMKENYEEDVDIDDDRPAASFLAVEIEIEREGVVGQENDGVVGQENDGRGNASSSSSSSGSSSSDSSSSSDSDSGSSSGSESDAND is encoded by the exons ATGTCAACAAAACTTGGATTTGGGTTGCAGAATTTACCCCAAGAGAAGATGCCTCAACTTGTACAGATAATCAGGAAGAGGGATGAGCATTCGGCACAGGATAGCGATGAAATTGAGCTTGATATTGAGGCTCTTGATACGGAGACGTTGTGGGAACTTGATCGGTTTGTGACCAATTGGAAGAAGATGGTGAGCAAGACAAAGCGGCAAGCGTTGGTGATGAACAACAATCCAGCTGCTGGAGTTTCTATTCCCTCCAGTCCTGTTACTGATGCTGATGTG GGCGCATTGAGCGACAAGAATGATGATTGTGGCAAGATGatgaaagaaaattatgaaGAAGATGTAGATATTGATGACGATAGGCCAGCAGCGAGCTTCCTTGCTGTGGAGattgagattgagagagaaggTGTTGTTGGGCAGGAGAATGATGGTGTTGTTGGACAGGAGAATGATGGTAGAGGCAATGCCAGCAGTAGCTCAAGCAGTTCTGGCAGCTCAAGTAGCGATTCGTCATCCTCGAGTG ATTCTGATTCAGGGAGTTCCTCTGGTAGTGAGTCCGACGCAAATGATTGA
- the LOC125187014 gene encoding uncharacterized protein LOC125187014 has translation MYFRIREDAVGKPGLTPLQKCTVAIRQLAYGGAADMFDEYLHICKSTVVECLQNFCAGVRAIFGERYLRRPSPEDCQRLIDMHGSNNDINVFQSSPMFNDQCNDVGPAIEFVAKGNRHNMGYYLVDGIFPNWPIFVKTIKHPLG, from the exons ATGTATTTCAGGATCAGGGAGGATGCGGTTGGCAAACCCGGTCTCACGCCCTTACAGAAGTGCACTGTCGCAATCAGGCAATTGGCGTACGGAGGCGCGGCCGACATGTTTGATGAGTACCTTCACATTTGCAAGTCGACAGTCGTCGAGTGTCTGCAGAATTTTTGCGCGGGCGTTAGAGCGATATTCGGGGAGCGGTATCTTCGGCGTCCGAGCCCCGAAGACTGCCAGAGGCTGATAGATATGCATGG gtcgaacaacgacatcaacgtttTCCAGTCGTCGCCCATGTTCAACGATCAGTGCAATGACGTTGGTCCCGCCATCGAATTCGTCGCCAAGGGCAACCGGCACAATATGGGATACTATTTGGTGGATGGGATATTCCCAAACTGGCCcatctttgtgaagacgatcaagcATCCGCTCGGATAA
- the LOC125187024 gene encoding uncharacterized protein LOC125187024 encodes MGWSEAEIICANHPDEIPQPGICPSCLRERLSRIIGQISTNYDGFIPSSASPAYCYASSSAGSSPGRGRSQRRHMRVASDVMDSVYVAFGGGGAGLKKSRSMVSYAAARDGGVSVNVNVNVNKKKKKKGGFWNKLMMRSSGKKSLLW; translated from the coding sequence ATGGGTTGGTCCGAAGCCGAAATCATCTGCGCAAATCATCCAGACGAAATTCCACAGCCAGGAATCTGCCCCTCTTGTCTGAGAGAGAGGCTTTCTAGAATCATCGGTCAAATTTCCACCAATTACGACGGCTTTATTCCGTCTTCGGCTTCTCCGGCTTATTGCTACGCCTCTTCCTCCGCCGGATCTTCGCCGGGGAGGGGGCGCAGCCAGCGGCGGCACATGAGGGTGGCGTCGGATGTGATGGATTCGGTTTACGTGGCGTTTGGAGGCGGCGGGGCCGGATTGAAGAAGAGTAGGTCGATGGTGAGTTATGCGGCGGCGAGAGACGGCGGCGTGAGCGTTAATGTTAATGTTAATgttaataagaagaaaaagaagaaaggagGGTTTTGGAATAAGCTGATGATGCGTTCAAGTGGAAAGAAATCTCTATTGTggtga